From a region of the Streptomyces tirandamycinicus genome:
- a CDS encoding 16S rRNA (uracil(1498)-N(3))-methyltransferase translates to MTAPVFLVGDVHTGTVTLDGPEGRHAVSVRRLRVGEEIVLTDGRGTGGYGTVAAVEGKDRLDVSVTELREEPEPAPRITVVQALPKGDRGELAVETMTETGVDVIVPWAAARCITQWKGDRGAKSLAKWRSTAREAGKQSRRLRFPEVAEAATTGQVARLLAGADLAVVLHEEGAEPLATAHLPSSGDIVLVVGPEGGVSPEELAAFAEAGARPCRLGSSVLRTSTAGTAASALLLGRSGRWS, encoded by the coding sequence GTGACCGCCCCCGTCTTCCTGGTCGGCGACGTCCACACCGGCACCGTCACCCTGGACGGGCCCGAAGGGCGGCACGCCGTCTCCGTGCGCCGGCTGCGCGTGGGCGAGGAGATCGTCCTCACGGACGGCCGGGGCACCGGCGGCTACGGCACCGTCGCCGCCGTCGAGGGCAAGGACCGCCTCGACGTCTCCGTCACGGAACTGCGCGAGGAGCCGGAACCCGCGCCCCGGATCACGGTCGTACAGGCCCTGCCCAAGGGGGACCGCGGCGAGCTCGCCGTCGAGACGATGACCGAGACCGGCGTCGACGTGATCGTGCCGTGGGCGGCCGCCCGCTGCATCACGCAGTGGAAGGGCGACCGCGGCGCCAAGTCCCTCGCCAAGTGGCGCTCCACGGCCCGTGAGGCGGGCAAGCAGTCACGCCGGCTCCGCTTCCCCGAAGTCGCCGAGGCGGCCACGACCGGGCAGGTGGCCCGGCTCCTCGCCGGGGCGGACCTCGCGGTCGTGCTGCACGAGGAGGGCGCGGAACCGCTCGCGACCGCGCACCTCCCGTCCTCCGGGGACATCGTGCTGGTCGTCGGACCCGAAGGGGGCGTCTCCCCGGAGGAGCTGGCCGCGTTCGCCGAGGCGGGTGCCAGGCCCTGCCGCCTGGGCAGCAGCGTGCTGCGGACCTCCACCGCGGGGACGGCGGCGTCCGCCCTGCTGCTCGGCCGCTCCGGCCGCTGGTCCTGA
- a CDS encoding DUF3097 domain-containing protein, whose translation MRSYSPDLTPPWKRPAAVPEVPAEPGLVVEEVSTGFCGAVIRCEAGTVTLEDRFGKHRVFPLEPRGFLLEGKPVTLVRPSSGAPAGPARTASGSVAVPGARARVARAGRIYVEGRHDAELVEKVWGDDLRVEGVVVEYLEGVDDLPAVVAEFAPAADARLGVLVDHLVPGSKEARIAESVTDPHVLVAGHPYIDVWEAVKPSSLGISAWPSVPHGQDWKTGVCRALGWPPNTGAAWRHILSRVHSYKDLEPALLGRVEELIDFVTA comes from the coding sequence ATGCGCAGCTACAGCCCCGATCTGACGCCCCCGTGGAAGCGGCCCGCTGCCGTGCCGGAGGTGCCCGCCGAGCCCGGCCTGGTGGTCGAGGAGGTCTCCACGGGCTTCTGCGGTGCGGTGATCCGGTGCGAGGCGGGGACGGTGACGCTGGAGGACCGCTTCGGCAAGCACCGGGTGTTCCCGCTGGAGCCGCGGGGATTCCTGCTGGAGGGGAAGCCCGTCACCCTGGTCCGGCCTTCGTCCGGCGCGCCCGCCGGGCCCGCCCGCACGGCCTCCGGATCGGTCGCGGTGCCCGGAGCGCGCGCCAGGGTCGCCCGCGCCGGCCGCATCTACGTGGAGGGCCGCCACGACGCGGAGCTGGTGGAGAAGGTCTGGGGCGACGACCTGCGCGTCGAGGGTGTGGTGGTCGAGTACCTGGAGGGCGTCGACGACCTGCCCGCCGTCGTCGCCGAGTTCGCGCCGGCCGCCGACGCGCGGCTGGGCGTCCTCGTGGACCATCTGGTGCCGGGCTCCAAGGAGGCGCGCATCGCGGAGTCGGTGACCGACCCGCACGTCCTGGTGGCCGGTCACCCGTATATCGACGTGTGGGAGGCCGTGAAGCCGTCGTCCCTGGGCATCTCCGCCTGGCCGTCGGTCCCGCACGGACAGGACTGGAAGACGGGCGTCTGCCGGGCGCTCGGGTGGCCGCCGAACACGGGGGCCGCCTGGCGGCACATCCTGTCCCGGGTGCACAGCTACAAGGACCTGGAGCCGGCGCTGCTGGGCCGGGTCGAGGAACTGATCGACTTCGTCACGGCCTGA
- the hrcA gene encoding heat-inducible transcriptional repressor HrcA: MLSERRLEVLRAIVQDYVGTEEPVGSKALTERHSLGVSPATVRNDMAVLEDEGYIAQPHTSAGRIPTDKGYRLFVDRLAGVKPLSSPERRAIQNFLESAVDLDDVVARTVRLLAQLTRQVAVVQYPSLTRSTVRHVELLALAPARLMLVLITDTGRVEQRHVDCPAPFSDTSLADLRARLNSRVVGRRFTDVPQLVQDLPESFDLEDRGTVSTVLSTLLETLVEDTEERLMIGGTANLTRFAHDFPLTIRPVLEALEEQVVLLKLLGEAKDPGMTVRIGHENLHEGLTSTSVVAVGYGSGDEAVAKLGVVGPTRMDYPGTMGAVRAVARYVGQILAES, encoded by the coding sequence ATGCTCAGCGAACGCAGACTCGAGGTGCTGCGCGCCATCGTCCAGGACTATGTGGGCACCGAGGAGCCCGTCGGTTCCAAGGCCCTCACCGAGCGGCACAGCCTCGGCGTGTCGCCGGCGACCGTGCGCAACGACATGGCGGTGCTGGAGGACGAGGGCTACATCGCCCAGCCCCACACCAGCGCCGGCCGCATCCCCACGGACAAGGGCTACCGCCTGTTCGTGGACCGGCTCGCGGGGGTCAAGCCGCTGTCGTCGCCCGAGCGCCGGGCGATCCAGAACTTCCTCGAAAGCGCCGTCGACCTCGACGACGTCGTCGCCCGCACGGTGCGGCTGCTCGCGCAGCTGACCCGGCAGGTCGCCGTCGTCCAGTACCCCTCGCTCACCCGCTCCACCGTGCGGCACGTGGAGCTGCTGGCGCTCGCACCGGCCCGGCTGATGCTGGTGCTGATCACGGACACCGGACGGGTCGAGCAGCGGCACGTCGACTGCCCCGCGCCGTTCTCCGACACCTCGCTCGCCGACCTGCGGGCCCGGCTCAACAGCCGCGTGGTCGGACGGCGGTTCACCGACGTGCCGCAACTGGTCCAGGACCTCCCGGAGTCCTTCGACCTGGAGGACCGCGGCACCGTCTCGACGGTGCTCTCGACCCTCCTGGAGACGCTGGTCGAGGACACCGAGGAACGGTTGATGATCGGCGGCACCGCCAATCTGACGCGCTTCGCCCACGACTTCCCCCTCACCATCCGGCCCGTGCTGGAGGCGCTGGAGGAGCAGGTCGTGCTGCTGAAGCTGCTCGGAGAGGCCAAGGACCCGGGCATGACCGTACGGATCGGGCACGAGAACCTCCACGAGGGGCTCACTTCCACGTCCGTCGTCGCGGTCGGCTACGGTTCGGGCGACGAGGCAGTCGCCAAACTCGGCGTGGTCGGACCGACCCGCATGGACTACCCCGGAACGATGGGAGCGGTACGCGCAGTGGCACGTTACGTCGGACAGATCCTGGCGGAGTCGTAA
- a CDS encoding histidine triad nucleotide-binding protein → MAGEPQADCLFCKIVSGEVPATVVRETETTLAFRDINPQAPTHVLVIPKVHYPDAATLAGAEPGIAADILREAAEVAAMDKVDASGFRIVFNTGAGAGQTVFHTHAHVLGGRGLEWPPG, encoded by the coding sequence ATGGCGGGAGAACCGCAGGCCGACTGCCTGTTCTGCAAGATCGTGTCGGGGGAGGTGCCGGCCACCGTCGTCCGCGAGACGGAGACCACCCTCGCCTTCCGGGACATCAACCCGCAGGCGCCGACACATGTGCTGGTGATCCCCAAGGTCCACTACCCGGACGCCGCCACCCTCGCCGGGGCCGAGCCGGGCATCGCCGCCGACATACTGCGCGAGGCCGCCGAAGTCGCCGCGATGGACAAGGTCGACGCCTCCGGCTTCCGCATCGTCTTCAACACCGGCGCCGGTGCCGGCCAGACCGTGTTCCACACGCATGCCCACGTCCTCGGCGGGCGCGGGCTCGAATGGCCGCCCGGATAG
- the dnaJ gene encoding molecular chaperone DnaJ, with translation MATDYYAVLGVRRDASQDEIKKAFRRLARELHPDVNPDPKTQERFKEINAAYEVLSDPQKKQVYDLGGDPLSAAGGGGAGGFGAGGFGNFSDIMDAFFGTASQRGPRSRTRRGQDAMIRLEVELNEAAFGTTKDIQVDTAVVCTTCSGEGAAPGTSAQTCDMCRGRGEVSQVTRSFLGQVMTSRPCPQCQGFGTVVPTPCPECAGDGRVRSRRTLTVKIPAGVDNGTRIQLAGEGEVGPGGGPAGDLYVEIHELPHAVFQRRGDDLHCTVTIPMTAGALGTKVPLETLDGIEEIDIRPGTQSGQSIPLHGRGVTHLRGGGRGDLIVHVEVQTPSKLDPEQERLLRELAKLRGEERPMGQFQPGQQGLFSRLKDAFNGR, from the coding sequence GTGGCCACGGACTACTACGCCGTACTGGGCGTACGCCGCGACGCATCGCAGGACGAGATCAAGAAGGCCTTCCGGCGGCTCGCGCGGGAGCTCCATCCGGACGTGAATCCGGATCCGAAGACGCAGGAGCGCTTCAAGGAGATCAACGCCGCGTACGAGGTGCTGTCGGACCCGCAGAAGAAGCAGGTCTACGACCTCGGCGGCGACCCGCTGTCCGCGGCCGGCGGCGGCGGCGCGGGCGGCTTCGGCGCCGGTGGCTTCGGCAATTTCTCCGACATCATGGACGCGTTCTTCGGGACCGCGTCCCAGCGCGGGCCGCGGTCGCGGACGCGGCGCGGCCAGGACGCCATGATCCGGCTGGAGGTCGAACTCAACGAGGCCGCGTTCGGCACCACGAAGGACATCCAGGTCGACACCGCCGTCGTGTGCACGACCTGCTCGGGCGAGGGCGCCGCGCCCGGCACCTCGGCCCAGACCTGTGACATGTGCCGCGGCCGCGGCGAGGTGTCGCAGGTCACCCGGTCCTTCCTGGGCCAGGTCATGACCTCGCGGCCGTGCCCCCAGTGCCAGGGCTTCGGGACCGTCGTCCCGACCCCGTGCCCGGAGTGCGCGGGCGACGGCCGGGTCCGGTCGCGCCGCACCCTGACCGTGAAGATCCCGGCCGGCGTCGACAACGGCACCCGCATCCAGCTCGCCGGCGAGGGCGAGGTGGGCCCGGGCGGCGGTCCCGCCGGTGACCTGTACGTCGAGATCCACGAACTGCCGCACGCGGTGTTCCAGCGCCGCGGCGACGATCTGCACTGCACGGTGACCATTCCCATGACGGCGGGCGCCCTGGGCACGAAGGTGCCGCTGGAGACGCTCGACGGCATCGAGGAGATCGACATCCGCCCCGGCACCCAGTCCGGCCAGTCGATCCCGCTGCACGGCCGGGGCGTCACCCACCTGCGCGGCGGGGGACGCGGCGACCTGATCGTGCACGTCGAGGTGCAGACGCCCTCGAAGCTCGATCCGGAGCAGGAACGCCTGCTGCGGGAGCTGGCGAAGCTCCGCGGCGAGGAGCGGCCCATGGGCCAGTTCCAGCCGGGACAGCAGGGACTGTTCTCCCGCCTCAAGGACGCGTTCAACGGCAGGTGA
- a CDS encoding nitronate monooxygenase, with protein MSSALTDLCRYPIVQAPMAGGASCPELAAAVSEAGGLGFLAAGYKTADGMYQEIKQLRRLTGRPFGVNLFMPQPAYADAAAVDVYRHQLAGEASWYDTPLGDPDSGRDDGYEAKLAVLRDDPVPLVSFTFGCPTAAAVARLKRAGTLTVVTVTTADEALAAQNTGADAVCVQGVEAGGHQGTHRDDPANDGAGVGLLALIAQIREAVPLPIVAAGGIMRGAQIAAVLAAGAEAAQLGTAFLVCPESGANVLHKQAMTSPLFGRTELTRAFSGRPARGLVNRFMSEHGPYAPAAYPEVHHLTSGLRKAAAKAGDPQAMALWAGQGHRLARDLPAGRLVEVLAAETAAASSALALRNPA; from the coding sequence ATGTCCTCCGCGCTGACCGATCTCTGCCGTTACCCGATCGTGCAGGCCCCCATGGCGGGTGGCGCTTCCTGTCCGGAACTCGCCGCCGCCGTGTCCGAGGCCGGGGGGCTCGGGTTCCTCGCCGCCGGCTACAAGACCGCGGACGGGATGTACCAGGAGATCAAACAGCTCCGCCGTCTCACCGGGCGCCCGTTCGGGGTGAACCTGTTCATGCCGCAGCCCGCCTACGCCGACGCCGCGGCCGTCGACGTCTACCGGCACCAGCTCGCCGGCGAGGCCAGCTGGTACGACACACCGCTCGGGGACCCCGACTCCGGCCGGGACGACGGCTACGAGGCCAAGTTGGCCGTCCTGCGCGACGACCCCGTGCCGCTGGTGTCGTTCACCTTCGGCTGTCCCACCGCCGCGGCCGTCGCCCGGCTGAAGCGCGCCGGGACGCTCACGGTCGTCACCGTCACCACGGCCGACGAGGCGCTGGCCGCCCAGAACACGGGCGCCGACGCGGTCTGCGTGCAGGGCGTCGAGGCCGGCGGCCACCAGGGCACCCACCGCGACGACCCCGCCAACGACGGCGCCGGCGTCGGCCTGCTCGCGCTGATCGCGCAGATCCGCGAGGCCGTACCGCTGCCGATCGTCGCGGCCGGCGGCATCATGCGCGGCGCCCAGATCGCCGCCGTCCTGGCCGCCGGAGCCGAGGCCGCCCAGCTCGGCACCGCCTTCCTGGTGTGCCCGGAGTCCGGCGCCAACGTGCTGCACAAGCAGGCCATGACCAGCCCGCTGTTCGGCAGGACCGAGTTGACCCGGGCGTTCTCCGGCCGCCCCGCCCGCGGACTGGTCAACCGGTTCATGAGCGAGCACGGGCCGTACGCGCCCGCCGCCTACCCCGAGGTGCACCACCTCACCTCCGGCCTGCGCAAGGCCGCGGCCAAGGCCGGTGACCCGCAGGCCATGGCGCTCTGGGCCGGCCAGGGGCACCGCCTGGCCCGCGATCTTCCCGCCGGCCGGCTCGTCGAGGTCCTCGCCGCCGAGACGGCCGCGGCGAGCTCCGCCCTCGCGCTGCGGAACCCGGCGTGA
- a CDS encoding adenosine deaminase, producing MSLIPKAELHLHIEGTLEPELAFTLAERNGVELPYAGTEDLRRAYLFSDLQSFLDLYYGLMAVLHTADDFTELADAYLARAAAQGVRHAEIFFDPQAHTERGVPVGTVVEGLAHALDRAEERHGVSTRLIMCFLRDRSAESAMATLEAAKPYLHHITGVGLDSAEVGHPPSKFREVYAAAESLGLRKVAHAGEEGPPGYVREALDVLGVERIDHGLRSMEDPELVERLVREQVPLTLCPLSNVRLRAVDTLEEHPLRAMMGAGLLVTVNSDDPAYFGGYVGDTFHAVREALGLTQEQLRELARNSFRAAFLDQDEARRERCLAEVAGYDFDRE from the coding sequence ATGTCACTCATCCCCAAGGCCGAACTGCATCTGCACATCGAGGGCACCCTCGAACCCGAGCTCGCCTTCACCCTGGCCGAACGCAACGGCGTAGAACTGCCGTACGCCGGCACCGAAGACCTGCGCAGGGCCTACCTCTTCAGCGATCTGCAGTCCTTCCTGGACCTCTACTACGGACTGATGGCCGTCCTGCACACCGCGGACGACTTCACGGAACTCGCCGACGCGTATCTGGCGCGTGCCGCGGCCCAGGGGGTGCGGCACGCCGAGATCTTCTTCGACCCGCAGGCCCACACGGAACGCGGCGTCCCGGTCGGCACGGTCGTCGAGGGCCTCGCGCACGCGCTGGACCGCGCCGAGGAGAGGCACGGCGTGTCCACCCGGCTCATCATGTGCTTCCTGCGCGACCGGTCGGCCGAGTCCGCGATGGCGACGCTCGAGGCCGCGAAGCCCTATCTGCACCACATCACCGGGGTCGGCCTCGACTCGGCCGAAGTGGGTCACCCGCCGTCGAAGTTCCGCGAGGTGTACGCGGCGGCCGAGTCCCTCGGCCTGCGGAAGGTCGCCCACGCCGGGGAGGAGGGGCCGCCCGGGTACGTCCGCGAGGCGCTGGACGTCCTCGGCGTCGAACGGATCGACCACGGACTGCGGTCCATGGAGGATCCCGAGCTGGTCGAACGGCTGGTCCGCGAGCAGGTCCCGCTCACCCTCTGCCCGCTCTCGAACGTCCGCCTGCGGGCCGTCGACACCCTGGAGGAGCACCCGCTGCGGGCCATGATGGGCGCCGGCCTGCTGGTCACCGTGAACTCCGACGACCCCGCCTACTTCGGGGGCTACGTCGGCGACACCTTCCACGCGGTGCGCGAGGCGCTCGGGCTGACCCAGGAGCAACTGCGCGAACTGGCCCGCAACTCCTTCCGCGCGGCCTTCCTGGACCAGGACGAGGCACGCCGCGAGCGCTGTCTGGCGGAGGTCGCCGGCTACGACTTCGACCGGGAGTGA
- a CDS encoding MBL fold metallo-hydrolase, with translation MDVRWEDFGWERLAGGVGRRRLPVWDATAGLVAGDTAVLLFDTGSTLREGAELREQAEALLGGRSVTHIALSHPHFDHVLGTAAFPETEVYGAVGVDGVLLRDRAALRDDAIRHGVPPQDAAMAADALVVPRHTVSGEWTLDLGGRRVMLANVGPGHSRHDLVLLVPGDREVVFCGDLVEESGDPQAGPDAIPSRWPAALDRLLALGGEDAVYVPGHGAAVDAAFVRAQRDELARRFGVP, from the coding sequence ATGGACGTCCGTTGGGAAGACTTCGGCTGGGAACGGCTCGCCGGCGGCGTGGGGCGGCGCAGGCTGCCCGTCTGGGACGCCACGGCGGGGCTGGTCGCCGGTGACACGGCGGTGCTCCTGTTCGACACGGGCTCGACGCTCCGCGAGGGGGCGGAGCTGCGGGAGCAGGCCGAGGCGCTTCTCGGCGGCCGGAGTGTGACGCACATCGCGCTCAGTCACCCCCACTTCGACCATGTGCTCGGCACGGCGGCGTTCCCGGAGACCGAGGTGTACGGCGCCGTCGGCGTCGACGGCGTCCTGCTGCGGGACCGGGCCGCGCTGCGCGACGACGCGATCCGCCACGGGGTGCCGCCGCAGGACGCGGCGATGGCCGCCGACGCCCTGGTCGTCCCGCGGCACACCGTCTCCGGCGAGTGGACCCTCGACCTCGGCGGCCGCCGGGTGATGCTGGCCAACGTCGGCCCGGGCCACAGCCGCCACGACCTGGTGCTGCTGGTGCCCGGCGACCGCGAGGTCGTCTTCTGCGGGGACCTGGTGGAGGAGTCGGGCGACCCGCAGGCCGGCCCGGACGCCATCCCGTCCCGCTGGCCGGCGGCGCTGGACCGGCTGCTCGCCCTGGGCGGGGAGGACGCGGTGTACGTGCCGGGGCACGGGGCGGCGGTGGACGCCGCGTTCGTGCGCGCCCAACGCGATGAACTGGCCCGGCGGTTCGGGGTGCCGTAG
- a CDS encoding ribonuclease Z: MSVRELVVLGTASQVPTRHRNHNGYLLRWDGEGILFDPGEGTQRQMLRAGVAAHDINRICVTHFHGDHSLGLAGVIQRINLDQVPHPVTAHYPASGRRFFERLRYATAYRETVRLTQAPIADGGVLADTPSYTLEARRLDHPVESFGYRLTEPDGRRMLPARLAAHGIKGPDVGRIQREGALGGVALEDVSEVRRGQRFAFVMDTRLCDGAYELAEGCDMLVIESTFLDEDVALATDHGHLTAGQAARVARAAGVRHLVLTHFSQRYSEPDEFARQARAAGFEGELSVAQDLVRVPVPRREA; encoded by the coding sequence TTGTCCGTACGCGAACTGGTCGTCCTCGGCACGGCCAGCCAGGTCCCCACCCGGCACCGCAACCACAACGGCTACCTGCTGCGCTGGGACGGGGAGGGCATCCTCTTCGACCCCGGTGAGGGCACCCAGCGGCAGATGCTGAGGGCCGGGGTCGCCGCCCACGACATCAACCGGATCTGCGTCACCCACTTCCACGGCGACCACTCCCTCGGTCTCGCGGGGGTGATCCAGCGCATCAACCTCGACCAGGTGCCGCACCCGGTCACCGCCCACTACCCGGCGAGCGGCCGGAGGTTCTTCGAACGGCTCCGGTACGCGACGGCCTACCGCGAGACGGTGCGGCTCACGCAGGCCCCGATCGCGGACGGCGGGGTCCTGGCCGACACGCCCTCCTACACCCTGGAGGCGCGCCGCCTCGACCACCCCGTCGAGTCGTTCGGCTACCGGCTGACCGAGCCCGACGGCCGCCGTATGCTGCCCGCGCGCCTGGCCGCGCACGGCATCAAGGGGCCCGACGTGGGCCGTATCCAGCGGGAGGGCGCCCTCGGCGGGGTCGCCCTGGAGGACGTCAGCGAAGTGCGGCGCGGGCAGCGCTTCGCGTTCGTGATGGACACCCGGCTCTGCGACGGGGCGTACGAGCTGGCCGAGGGCTGCGACATGCTGGTGATCGAGTCGACCTTCCTCGACGAGGACGTCGCGCTGGCCACCGACCACGGTCATCTCACGGCGGGACAGGCGGCCCGGGTGGCGCGCGCTGCGGGCGTACGGCACCTTGTGCTGACACACTTCTCCCAGCGCTACAGCGAACCCGACGAGTTCGCGCGGCAGGCCCGTGCCGCCGGCTTCGAGGGCGAACTGTCCGTGGCCCAGGACCTCGTACGGGTCCCGGTCCCCAGACGCGAAGCCTGA